DNA from Brevibacterium sp. 'Marine':
GCTGATGTCCCACGCCGGGATCGGCCCGGTGCCCAAGCGCGCGGTCAGTGCCGCGGCCGCTGAGGGCGTGAAGTACTCGAAGGTGACCGTGGAGATGATGATCGCCCCGATCTCCTCGGGCTTGAGTCCGGCGGAGGCGATGGCCTCGAGCGCGGCCTCCTCGGACATGTCGAGGACGCCGACATCCTTGCTGGCACGACGGCGGGTGACGATGCCGGTGCGCTGACGGATCCATTCGTCGGACGAGTTGATGGGGCCGGCGATATCGTCATTGCTGACGAGGTTCTCCGCGCGGTAGGCACCGATTCCGGCAATGCGGGAGAAGGTGCCGAGTTCGGCAGTCTTGAGTGTAGGCATGGCGTCTTCTTTCGATTCTCAGGCGTGGGCTGCCGCGAACTCACGCGCGCCGTCGAGGTCGGCGGCCGATTTGATTGCGAAGGTCTCGACGCCCTTCATGGCGCGTCGAGCGATTCCGGTCAGGGTGCCACCGGGGACGAGTTCGATCATTCCGGTGACTCCGGAGTTCAGCAGCGTCTCCTGGCACAGATCCCAGCGCACGGGGTGCGTGACCTGCCTGACCAGACGGTCGACGTACTCGCGCCCGGTTTCGACGGCAGTTCCGTCGGAGTTGCTGAGGATCGATGCAGCGGGATCGGAGACCTCCATCGCCGAGGCGGCGGCAGCGAGTTCTGCGGTGGCGGCAGCCATGAACTCGGTATGGAAGGCACCGGCCACGGCCAGCGGAATGACTCGAGCGCGCTCGGGCGGATTCTCTGCCAGTGCCTCGAGCGCTTCGAGAGATCCGGCGGCCACGGTCTGACCTCCGCCGTTGACATTGGCGGGGCTCGCCCCGGCGGCCTCGATCGCGGCGAGGACGTCGTCGGGCTGGCCGCCGACCACCGCGGACATCCCGGTCGGAGTGGCGGCGGCAGCTGCGGCCATTCCATCGGCACGAACCTTGACGAAGCGCATGGCATCGGCAGCGGAGAAGATGCCGGCGATCTGCGCGGCGGCGATCTCTCCCACGGAGTGTCCGGCGACGACGGCAGGACTGACACCGAGCTCGGCAGCGCAGGCGATGGCGGAAGCGACGAGCAGAGGCTGTGCCACCGCGGTGTCCTTGATCGTCTCGTCATCGGATTCGGTTCCGTGCAGACGCAGGTCGATCCCCGAGGCGGTCGAGAGTTCGTCGATCTGTGCCGAGAAGGCGTCGAGTTCGAGGAACGAACTCAGGAAACCGGTCTTCTGGGCTCCCTGGCCCGGACAGGTGATTGCAAGCACTCAGTTCTCTTTTCGTTGGGTTCCGTTGATCAATCTAATGGACTCGGGGCAGAGATCACTGCGATTTGTTGCTGGTCGACAATACGCCGTCCTCGGACAGTCGCCCATACACCAAGGCGATGTGGATGACGAAGGCATCACGTGAAGTCGTCGGGTCGAGTCCGATGGCGTCGGTGATCTTGCGCAGCCGGTAGCGCACGGTGTTCGGGTGCACTGACAGTGCCTTGGCCGTGGCCTCGAGTGATGACCCGAATTCGACATAGGCGCTCACGGTCTTCAGCAGCTGTCCGGTGCCCGAGGTCAGCGGTTCGTAATAGCGTTCGATGAGTTCGTTCAAGGCCATCCGGTCCCCGGACAGTGCACGTTCGGGCAGAAGGTCATCGGCTTTGACGGGGCGTGGGGAATCCGGGCGGGCGGTCGCGGCTTTGAGTGCCCGGATCGCCGCCTTCGCCGAGGTGGCAGCCTCGGCGAGGCCCGGCACTGCGGGCCCGACGATGACCTCGGAGGGTCCGAAGCAGTCAGAGAGGTCCTCGACGGCATCGTCGAGTTCTGTGACTCCGCCCAGGACGATGAGCAGCCGGTTGTCGTGGATGCCGACGAGGGCATCATCGGCCCACCGACTGGCCTTGCGGCGGATGCCGTCCAGTCCCTTCTTCGCCGAGCGCTGCGGGGCGCGGCCGACGATGACGCACACGGGTCCTTCGGACTGCCAGCCGAAGGCCGCGGTGCGGCTGGCGAGCTCATCGACGGAGTCTCCGCGGACGAGAGCGTCGACGACCATCGCTTCGAGGCGGGCATCCCAGCTGCCGCGAGCCTCGGCGGCACGGGCATAGACGTCGGCGGCGGCGAACGCGATCTCACGGGAATAGACGAGCACGGCTTCGCGCAGGGCCGGCTGTTCGACCGGGCGAGCGATGTCCGGGACGCGCTCCTCGACGACCTCGACGACGATCTTGAGCAGCTGCAGGGTCTGCTGCAGGCTGATGGCACGGATGAGATCGCGTGGTGCTGTCTTGAAGATGTCGGAGACCACGCGCAGGTTCGTGTCGGGTTTGCGGTACCAGTCGACGAACGAGGAGATGCCGGACTGGGCCAGCAGGCCCACCCAGGAACGGTCGGACGACGACATCGAGCGGTACCAGGGCAGCTGCGCCTCCAGTCGCTGCAGAGTCACCGATGACAGGACACCCACTCCGGCACGCAGCCTGCGGGCGGTTTCGGCGCGACGGCGCAGGGTCTCGGCATCAGACATCATGAGCACGAGTTTAGACGAATAAGAACAACCGGGTTGTCAGCGACATACAAACTTTCGAAGAAGGAGACAAATATGGCCGGAGTCTTGGAGACTCCGGCCATATCAGCTTTCAGGTGACGGGGGAGATCAGGCGCCAGCCCCCTCTGTCGAACCCGAGCTGCCGGCACGGACATCGTGGAGCTGGTACTTCTCAGCCGCCTCGGCGGCCTTGTCGATCGAGATCTTTCCGGTGTCGGCCAGCGAGATGAGCGCCTGCGTGACCACGGACGGGCCGTCGACGAGGTAGTAGCGACGTGCCGCGGGACGGGTGTCCGAGATTCCGTATCCGTCGGTGCCCAGCGAGGTGAAGTGGCTGGGCACGTACTGACGGATCTGGTCGGGAACCGCGCGCATATAGTCCGAGGTGGCGATGACCGGGCCTTCGGTCTCGGCCATCTTTTCGGTCACGTACGGGATGCGCGGTTCGGACTGCGGGTTCTTCAGACGCTCGTTCTCGGCGTCGAGTCCGTCGCGGCGCAGCTCCGTCCACGAGGTGACCGACCACACATCGGCCGAGACGCCCCAGTCCTGATCGAGCAGCTCCTGCGCCTCGAGCACCCACGGCACACCGACGCCGGAGGCCATGAGCTGAACCTTCGGTCCGCCGTTGTCGGGTCCCTTCTTCAGCAGGTAGAGGCCCTTGAGCACGCCGTCGACGTCGAGGTCCTCCGGTTCAGCCGGCTGGACCATCGGCTCGTTGTACATCGTGATGTAGTAGAGCACGTCGGGGTCGCGCTCGTCGGCGGGATCGTACATCCGGTGGATGCCGTCCTTGACGATATGGGCGATCTCGTAGCTGTAGGCCGGGTCGTAGGAGACCACGGACGGGTACGTCGAGGCGAGCACATGGGAGTGCCCGTCGCCGTGCTGCAGGCCTTCTGCCACGAGGGTGGTGCGTCCCGCGGTGGCACCGAGGACGAAGCCGCGGGCCATCTGGTCACCGGCGGCCCAGAAGAAGTCACCGGTGCGCTGGAAGCCGAACATCGAGTAGAAGATGTAGAACGGGATCATCGGCTCGCCGTGCGTGGCGTACGAGGTGCCGACGGCGGTCAGCGCCGCGGTCGCTCCGGCTTCGTTGATGCCGACGTGGAGCAGCTGACCGTCCGTGGCCTCCTTGTAGGCGAGGAACAGGTCGCGGTCGACGGAGATGTAGTTCTGCCCGTGCGGGTTGTAGATCTTGGCCGTCGGGAAGAACGAGTCCATGCCGAAGGTGCGAGCCTCGTCAGGGATGATCGGGACGATGCGGTGACCGAATTCCTTCTCCCGCATGAGATCCTTGAGCACACGCACGAAGCCCATCGTGGTGGCGATCTCCTGCTTGCCGGAACCGCGGCGACCGGCCTGGTAGGCCTTGTCGGAGGGCAGCTTGAGATCGATACGGGTCGAGCGCCGCTCGGGCGAGTAGCCGCCGAGTTCTGTACGACGCTCCTGCATGTACTTGATCTCGGGAGCGTCGGCTCCCGGGTGGTAGTACGGGGGCAGCTTCGGGTTGTCCTCGAGCTCTTTGTCCGAGATCGGGATCTGGAAGTGGTCACGGGCGAGCTTGAGATCGTCGACCGTGAGCTTCTTCATCTGGTGTGTGGCGTTGCGGGCCTCGAAGTGAGGTCCGAGCGAGTAGCCCTTGACCGTCTTGACGAGGATGACGGTGGGCTGGCCGGTGTGCTCCATCGCGGCTTTGTAGGCGGCGAAGACCTTGCGGTAGTCGTGGCCGCCGCGCTTGAGGTTCCAGATCTGCTCATCGCTGTAGTCCTCGACCATCGCCTTCGTCCGCGGGTCCCGGCCGAAGAAGTTGTCGCGCACGAACCCGCCGGACTCACCCTTGTAGGTCTGGTAGTCGCCGTCGGGGGTGGCGTTCATCAGGTTGACGAGGGCACCGTCGCGGTCCTTGGCCAGCAGTGCGTCCCATTCGCGTCCCCAGACGACCTTGATGACGTTCCAGCCGGCACCGCGGAAGTACGACTCGAGCTCCTGCATGATCTTGCCGTTGCCGCGGACGGGTCCGTCGAGGCGCTGCAGGTTGCAGTTGATGACGAAGTTGAGGTTGTCGAGCTCTTCGAAGGCGGCGACGTGCAGCATGCCGCGGCTCTCGGGCTCGTCGAGCTCGCCGTCGCCGAGGAAGGCCCAGGTCTGCTGCTGCGACGTGTCCTTGATCCCGCGGTTGTGCAGGTACTTGTCGAACTGTGCCTGCGCGATCGCGTTCATCGGTCCCAGCCCCATCGACACCGTCGGGTGCTCCCAGAAGTCCGGCAGCTGGTGCGGGTGCGGGTAGGACGGCAGCCCCTGCGGCTTGCCGTCGATGAAGTGCGACTGCTGCTGACGGAACCCGTCTAGCTGCTCGGCGCTCATCCGGCCTTCGAGGTAGGCGCGGGCGTACATGCCGGGGGAGGCGTGCCCCTGGTAGAAGATGTGGTCGCCGCCGCCGGGATGGTCCTTGCCCCGGAAGAAGTGGTTGAGGCCGACCTCGTAGAGGGTCGCCGACGAGGCGTAGGTGGAGATGTGTCCGCCGACCTCGACGCCGGGGCGCTGGGCGCGGTGGACGAGCATGGCGGCATTCCAGCGGTTCCAGCGACGGTAGCGGCGCTCGACCTCTTCATCACCGGGGAACCAGGGTTCGTTCTCCGGGCCGATGGTATTGACGTAGTCGGTGGCGGTGAGGCTGGGCACGCCGATCTGCTTCTGGCGCGAGCGCTCGAGCATGCGCAGCATGACATAGCGAGCTCGCGTCCGACCGCCCTCGTCGATGAGGCCGTCGAGGGAGGCCAGCCATTCGGCGGTCTCCTCCGGGTCGATGTCGGGCACCTGGCTGGGCAGCCCGTTGAGGATGGGTCCGCCCTGATTCCGATTGTCCACGATGTGGTCCTCTCTTCAGCTCCACGATCTTCTTTGGTGTAGAGATCATGTCCATCGGATGGTGTGTGCTCCGCAGGTTGTCCGAGCCCAGGGGCCACCCAATACATCTGTCAGCCTAGTACTCCGAGCCGAACTTCGCGCTCCCGCGATGTTGTGATCTCTCTGACGCATCTGCCCGCCCGGCAGACATGGTCACCGTCCGGTGTGCTGATTGAGTGCTGTTTGGGTGCGCTTGCCGCGCGCGGGCGCGCCGATATTTGCACCTTGACCACTGTTGGCGGAAGAATACAGGCATGAGCAACTCCGCTTCTGAAAGGACATCCTCCACTTCGACCCTCGCAAACGAGCTGGGCCACAACCTCGGTTTGAACAAGGGCGACTACGTGCAAGAGGTCGGCTATGACGACGACGTCGATCAGGCGCTCTGCGAGGCGATCGAGAACATCATCGGAGACAAGATCGCCGATGGCGAAGAGGATGACGTCTACGACGTGATCCTCATGTGGTGGCGGTCGGACGACGATGATCTCATCGACGGCCTCGTCGACGCCCAGACCACATTGAAGGAGGGCGGAGTCGTGTGGCTGCTCAGCCCGAAGGCGAACCGTCCGGGACACATCAGCCCCGCCGAGATCTCCGAAGCGGCGCCCACCGCCGGAATGCACGTGACTTCCACGGTCAGTGCCGCCGATGACTGGGCCGGATTCCGGCTCGTGGGCAAGAAGAACTATTCATGATCCTGAGGCCCGGTGATCGGGCCCCGGATCTCACCCTCCCCGATCACCTCGGATCGGTCGTCACCCTCACCGAGGCGGACCCGCGTTCCGCGGTCGTGCTTGCATTCGTTCCGTTCGCCTTCTCTCCGATCTGCGGAGACGAACTCGCCGCCCTCGACCGGTGGCAGGACAGGATGCGGCAGGACTCCCTCGCCGTTGACGTCGTCGTCGTGTCTGCGGACTCCAAATACACTTTGGCGGCGTGGGCCCGTCAGGCTGCAACCGACGTCACCTTGGCCTCGGATTTCTGGCCTCATGGTGATGCGGCGCGTGCGTTCGGCGTCTTCGATGAGTTCCACGGAGTCGCCGAACGAGGAGTCTTCGTCATCTCACCTGCGGGTACGATCGTCAGTGGCAGGCAAGTTGCCCGCACCGAGACTCGGGACTTCTCCGAGGATTTCGCCGCGGCGCTTTCCAGCCTGTGAGAATCGCGCCACCACCGAAGTGCCGATCGACGGCACTTTCGGCGACTGCTGAAAAGGACACCTTATGGCCACGCTGTTCACGAAGATCATCAACGGAGAGATCCCCGGCACGTTCGTCCATCAGGATGACACGTGCGTCGCACTCCTCGACGTCGCTCCGATGACGGAAGGTCACGTCATGGTCGTTCCGCGGGAGGAGATCTCCCACTGGATCGACGCCGATGGGGAACTTCTCTCTCACCTCACCGCGGTGGCGAAGAGGATCGGCGAAGCCCAGAAGCAGGCTTTCGACTGCGAGCGCATCGGTCTTCTCATCGTCGGCTACGAAGTGCCCCACCTGCACATCCACGTCCTGCCGACGAATTCGATGGATGACTTCGACATCTCCGACCGCGCCCCGATGCAGACTCCGGAGCAGCTGGAGGCACCCGCCGAGAAGATCCGGCAGGCACTCTCCGAGCTGCCCTGAGTCGACGAGAGCCGACTCCGTGGGTGTCAGAGGCCGCGAGTCACGAGGTAGCGCTCGAGTGCGTCCCTGACGAGTTGGGCTCCGCCGGTGCCGCCGTAGTTCGCTGCGAACCGGGGGTCGTCGACGTACATCTGCCCGAGGCCGCGCACATACCCTGCGAGGTCTCCGTCGGGATCGTTCGCGGGTGTGCCCGGAACTGCGCGCAGCCATTCGACATGACGTCGAGCGAGGTCCTGGCAGCGGTCCGATTCGGGCCCGGCCCCCGCCTCGGCGGCGGCGATCCAATCCTCGGACAGAGCCGAGACGCGGGCCTTCCACTCCTGCTGCTCCTCCGGGGACTTACGGGACCACCATTCGTCTCCCCGTCGATAGGCATCGGCACCCCAGCGCCTGGTCACTTCCTCCTTGTATTCGCGATGGTCGAAGCCATCGAACATCTCTTCAGCCATGAGCGGCTCACCTGCTTTCAGTCGGGTGATGGTGACGGTGACGGCGGCGAGCTGTCGGTCGAGCCGGTCTCTCTCGCGTCCGAGTGAGACCAGATGCTGCGACAGCGCCTCGACCGGATCGTCTCTCCGGTCGAGGACCTCGGCGATCGTCGTCAACGGCAGACCCAGCTCCTTGAGCAGCAAGATGCGCTGGAGACGCACCAGAGCCGCTTCGTCGTAGCAGCGATAGCCATTGGCGGCGATGGAGGTCGGCGGCAGCAGACCGATGTTGTCATAGTGACGCAGGGTTCGGCTCGTCGTTCCCGTCAGCCGTGCGATTTCCTGAATGGACCAGTCCATGTCTGACAGCCTAGAAGTTGACGCAACGTCAAGGTCAAGAGCCGATTGAGACGTTCGCGGAGTGAGCTCTGTCAGGCCGCTTCGCGGATGGCGTCGAGGGCCGAGAAGAGGTCTCGTGCGAGGTCGTCGACGTGTTCGAGCCCGACCGACAGGCGGACGAGGCCGTCCCCGGGCTTCGCGGTGGCCGCTACGGGCCGGTGGGTGAGTGAGGCCGGGTGCTGGATGAGCGTGTCGGCACCGCCGAGCGAGACCGCGTGGACGATGAGGTCGCAGTGTTCGACGAAGGTCCGGGCCGCGTCGAATCCGCCGGCCAGTTCGATGGCGATCATCGCCCCGCCGCCGCGCATCTGCGAGCCGACAAGCCCGCGCGGATCGGAGTCGGCGAAGCCGGGGTAGTGGACGCGGGCGATCTCCGGGCGCGTCTGGAGTCGGCGCGCGAGTTCGCCTGCGGTGTCCTGGGCCGCACGCATCCGCACGGCGAGAGTCCGCAGCCCTCGGTGGAGGAGATAGGCGCCCATCGGGTGCAGGAGGGCTCCGGTGATGGCGCGCACCCGGCGCAGTCGCATGGCCCAGTCTGTATTCGTCGCAATGATTCCGCCCATCGCGTCTCCGTGACCGCCGAGGTATTTCGTGGCGCTGTGGAGCACGAGAGCGGCCCCGTGATCGATCGGCCGTTGGAGCACAGGGGTGCAGAAGGTGTTGTCGACCAGTACCGGCACGTCTCCCGCTGCAGCGACGACCGAGCTTATGTCGACGAGGTCGAGGCTGGGGTTCGCCGGTGTCTCGACGATGACGAGCCCGGTGTCTTCACGGATCGACTCGGCGATCTGGTCCTCTTCCGCCCAGGTCACTGAGGTGCCGAGCAGGCCGGACTCGAGCAGGTGGTCACTGCCCCCATAGAGGGGACGGACGGCGACGATATGGGGTGTCCCGGCGTCGACTGCGGCGAGGAGTGCGGCAGTCATGGCAGCCATTCCCGTGGCGAAGGCCACGGCTGATTCGGCGTTCTCCAATTCGGCGAGCGCGGATTCGAACCGTGCCACACCGGGCTGCCACAGACGTTGGTAGACAGGGGAATCTCCCTCTTTCAAGGGATGTCCGCCGGCAAGGCTCTCGTAGGAATCTCCGCCCGTGCGGACGTCGTTGACCGGGTTGGTGGTGGAGAGGTCGATCGCGGGGACATGAACGCCTGACGCTGCGAGGCCGTCCATTCCGCCGTGGACCATGCGGGTCTCAGGGTGCATCGATGTCATAACCGCATTCAATACACTTCTCCCGGCAGACGCAATGATCCTGCAATCTCCTGCGAGGATCCGGGAATCTGGCAGGAGAGTCTGCGAAGAGATATGGAAGACTGTGACTCATGTCGCAGAATGTCTCACTCGATGCCACCGATCGTCGCCTCCTGCAGGAGCTCAACGCCGATGCTCGGGCCTCGGGCGCAGTCCTGGCCGCGGCCGTCGGGATCTCCGAATCGACGGTCTCCCTGCGCCTCAAACGACTGAGATCTCTCGGCGTCATCCGCGGATTCCATATCGATGTCGATCCGACAGCACTGGGCGTGGGCCTGCAGGCGCTCGTATCGATTCGCCTGGCCAAGCATGATCGCGCTGAGATCGATGCGTTCACTGCGGCCGCCCCGAAGTTTCCGGGGGTGGTGCGGATGTACCATATGGCCGGAGCTGACGACTATCTGCTGCATATCGTCGCCACCGATGCTGCCGCTGTGCAGTCCTTCGTGCTCGACTATCTCACCCGGTATCCCGCTGTCGCGCATACGCGCACGAACCTCATCTATCGGGTCGAGGACGGCTCGGCATGGATCCCCGAGGAGTCCTGAAATGCCATACTGTCCTCATGGCAGAGAACAAGACCCAGCCGACCGATGTCGATGTCGCCGCGTACCTCGATGCCGTGACTCCGGAGAAGCGCAGGGAGGACGGAATCGCCCTCGACGCGATCTTCCGCGATGTCACCGGCGAAGAGCCCGTCATGTGGGGACCATCGATCGTCGGCTACGGCCGGTACCACTACCGATCACCTGTGAACCCGCGCAGTCACGGTGAGTGGCCGGCGACGGGTTTCTCCCCGCGCAAGAGCCAGCTCTCGCTGTACGGGCTCAAGGACCTGCCGGAAGGGGCGAAGCTGCTCCCGCAGCTCGGAACGTACACCGAGGGCGCCGGGTGCGTCTATGTGCGTCGCCTGGAGAACATCGACGAGGCGGTGCTGCGCAGGCTCATCGCGATCGCCGCGGCCCGTCCGGATGATCCGGAGCCGGGACGCTGATCACCGATCCGGGTGTCCAGCCCATTCATCAGCTGCGAGAGGTGATGCTCAGCCCCTGTTTGCGCTGATGGACCGAGAAGTACTGCAGCCCCGCCTCGGCGTCGGCCAGGAAACGACGGCGGGAGCGTCGGGGCAGCCATACGATCTGACCGGGGGACAGGCCGATCGTTCCCGTTTCGGTCTCGAGGGTGCCGGCACCAGCGAGGATGTGGATGAGGACGTCGAGAGACGGGCCGGTGTGTTCGCGGATCTCACCGCCCGGGGCCAGCACGATGACGTTCGCATCGAGGTCACGGTGCTGCGTCGGCAGCTGCCAGACGGACCCGGAATCATCGACAGTCTCGCTGAGTTCGGCGACGTTGAGGACGACGCGAGGCGCAGGGGTGGACGCACGGCGGACGATGCGCACCCGGACCTCATCCTCGGTGCCCTCCAGCGGCTCCCATCCGACCGCCTCGGCGAACTCGCGTGCCAACTCCGCACGCAGACCCTCGGGCGGGTGGTCATTGATGAGGATCAGGCCGGTGCCGATCTCGAGTTCCTCATACGCTTTGATGATGAGCGGATGCCGCTCCGGCTTCGGTATGCTCCGGACGTCGATGACGGGTTCGTCTGCCACAGCATGACCTCTCACTTGCTTCGCTGATTCCTCTTCGAAGCTATCACCACAGATCGAAAACGAGGCTACCCTGAGGCGAGGAGCAAGCCTCAGGGCTGGAGGCAACTCAGGAGGGGTTCGCGATGATCGATCAGGTGTCCGCACAGAACCTCGAGACCCTCAGCGCAGAGCTGATGGAGAAGGCACGCGGGGCGCACAGCGGAAGGGCCGCCCGCCGGTGCCGCCTCGGCGAGTTTCGGGGCGGCGGACTCGGACCTGCGTGGATCGGACCTGCCGATCTGGGCTGGTGAGTTGGGTCGGAACACGGAAAAGGCACCCCGTGAACACGAGATGCCTTGACGGTGGGCCCAGAGGGACTCGAACCCCCGACCCTCTCGGTGTAAACGAGATGCTCTAGCCAACTGAGCTATAGGCCCCACCTGCGTCGTCGACGACTGCGACGGCGCCTGATCAGTATGCCACATCCCGAGGTGAGCGGCGAAACGGGATCGACGGCGATGAGTGTGCCGGTCAAGGCGGTCACCGTGAAGAACGCAGCAGGAGTGAGGCATTGGCGGCGAAATTCTCTGCCGCATCGGCGGGGTCGATCGCGAAGAGTCTGCGGTTCTGCTCGACGGCCACGGCGCCGAGCGTGAGCGTGAGGATTCCGTGAGAGAGTTCGGCACCCAGCCGATCGGCCGCCAAGGCTTCAGGCGTGACGTCCCCCGGTGCGATCGAATAGCCGAGCAGCACGATCTCGGCTCCGTCACGGTATTTCAGCAGCACCTCGCGCAGAGACATGGCTGCGGCGAGTGGATCCGCGACGACGGGACTGAGGGCATCGACTTCGGCCTTGAGGCGTCGGGAGATGAGGATGAGAAGGGACTGCTTGTCCTTGACGTGCCAGTACAGCGCCGAGGGCTGAACCTCGAGTTCACGGGCGAGTCGGCGCATGGACAGATCGCCGAGACCGTAGTGCGACAGGATGGTCAGAGCAGTGGTGGTGATGCTTTCGGCTGTCAGTGCCAATGAGACATACCTTTCATTCTTCCGAAGTGGACCGTCCCGATTTTTCAGATCGCGTTCCCATCGCTATAGTAGTTCCTGGTCACGGGATATAGCGCAGCTTGGTAGCGCGCCTCGTTCGGGACGAGGAGGTCGTGGGTTCGAATCCCGCTATCCCGACCATGGTTAAGTGCCGCAGCATCGCTCAGGCGAGGTTGCGGCACTTCTGCATTCCCGGCCCGTTGAGTGCCTGACTCCGGCGGGCCCGAGCGTTGACTTGGGGCCGGTTCAATCGGGTTCTGAACAGGTACTCGAGTTTGAACTCGATGACGGGTCCAGAACTCGATGATCAGTCTGATGTCCGCGGAGTCTGCGGGTCCACGGTGCCTGCATCCGCATCGATGGAGTCGATCGGCTTCGTGCGGCTAGGTGAGTCGGAGTGGCCGGCCGCCTCGGCGAAATTCTCCGCGACGCGGTCGGGATCCGTGCCCCGCCACCGGGCGATGGCCTTCATGACCTGATAGACGATGATCGCCGAGGCGGTGCCCAAGGCGATGCCTTCGAACTGGAGTCCGCCCGGGGACCAGGTGAAATTCGCGATCGCGACGATGAGCGAGACCGCAGCGGTGTTGAGGTTGATCGGATTGGAGAAATCGACCTTGTTCTCCACCCAGATGCGCACTCCCAGCATGCCGATCATTCCGTAGAGAACCGTCGCCGCTCCGCCGAGGACGCCGGGTGGGATGGTGGCGATGATCTCTCCGAACTTCGGCAGCATGCTGAGGACGAGGGCGATGATCGCTGCGCACAGGTAGGCGGCGGTGGAGTAGATGCGCGTGGCGGCCATGACTCCGATGTTCTCGGCATAGGTCGTCGTTCCCGAACCGCCGCCGGATCCGGCGAGGATGGTCGAGAACCCATCGGCGAAGAGCGTGCGACCGGTCAGTCGGTCGAGGTCGCGGCCGGTCATTGCGGCGACCGACTTCACATGACCGATGTTCTCTGCGATGAGAACGAGGACGACGGGCAGGAAGAGGCCCAGGTGGCCCAGGTCGAAGGCAGGGGCATGGAACGCGGGCAGTCCCACCCAGTCGGCTTTCGTGACGGTGGAGAAGTCGAGCTCGCCCTGCAGCCATGCCGCGCCGTAGCCGACGAGCACGCCGATGAGGATGGACAGCCGTCCGAGCATGCCGCGGAATGCCACCGTGGTCAGCAGAATTGCGATGATCGTGATCACAGCCGTCAGGGGAGCGGCCTTGACCCAGTCCCAGGCGGCCGGTGCCAGGTTGAGGCCGATGAGTGCGACGATGGCGCCGGTGACCACGGGAGGCATGGTCACCTCGATCCACCGGACGCCGACGACATGGACGACGAGTCCGACCAGCGCCAGAGTCACTCCGACGGAGATGATTCCACCCTGAGCCAAGGCCATGGCATGAGGCTCGAGGTCGTCTCCCGACGTCGCCGAGAACCCCGTGACCGCACCGATCGGGGCGAGCAGTCCGAACGACGACCCGAGGTAGGAGGGCATCATGCCCTTCGTGATGAGCAGGAAGAGCAGAGTGCCGATGGCGGTGAAGAACAGCGTCGTCGACGGCGGGAAGCCGGTGAGCAGCGGAACGAGGAATGTCGCACCGAACATCGCCACGACGTGCTGGGCGCCGATGCTGATGGTCCGCGGCCAGCTCAGACGCTCCTCGGGCAGAACCCTCTCACCGGGAGCGATCGTCCGCCCGTCACCGTGCAGACGCCAGCCGCGGCGACTGCGTGTTCCGGTACGAGTGTCCGTCTGTGTCGAATCCGCCATTGTGCTCCTCGTTCCGATCGTGCTGCTTCTTGGCCGCTGGCCGGCCGGCGGACAGCAATCCGTGCCGGCGAGAGAAGTCTATGCGCCTGGTTGCTGTCTCGCCGAGTCGACGGCCGCTGAACGCGTTTCAGGACGGTGCCCCCGGAACCTGATGCAGAGACAGGGATCACGGTTCTGATACCGTATTGAACAGTGTTCAGGAGACGTGACCTGGACTGACAGGGATCCACTTCAATCGCACGGAGACGAAGGACCAATCGATGACGCCTGTGAGCACCGACCAGCT
Protein-coding regions in this window:
- a CDS encoding redoxin domain-containing protein, encoding MILRPGDRAPDLTLPDHLGSVVTLTEADPRSAVVLAFVPFAFSPICGDELAALDRWQDRMRQDSLAVDVVVVSADSKYTLAAWARQAATDVTLASDFWPHGDAARAFGVFDEFHGVAERGVFVISPAGTIVSGRQVARTETRDFSEDFAAALSSL
- a CDS encoding DUF3052 domain-containing protein, whose product is MSNSASERTSSTSTLANELGHNLGLNKGDYVQEVGYDDDVDQALCEAIENIIGDKIADGEEDDVYDVILMWWRSDDDDLIDGLVDAQTTLKEGGVVWLLSPKANRPGHISPAEISEAAPTAGMHVTSTVSAADDWAGFRLVGKKNYS
- a CDS encoding ACP S-malonyltransferase; this encodes MLAITCPGQGAQKTGFLSSFLELDAFSAQIDELSTASGIDLRLHGTESDDETIKDTAVAQPLLVASAIACAAELGVSPAVVAGHSVGEIAAAQIAGIFSAADAMRFVKVRADGMAAAAAATPTGMSAVVGGQPDDVLAAIEAAGASPANVNGGGQTVAAGSLEALEALAENPPERARVIPLAVAGAFHTEFMAAATAELAAAASAMEVSDPAASILSNSDGTAVETGREYVDRLVRQVTHPVRWDLCQETLLNSGVTGMIELVPGGTLTGIARRAMKGVETFAIKSAADLDGAREFAAAHA
- the aceE gene encoding pyruvate dehydrogenase (acetyl-transferring), homodimeric type, encoding MDNRNQGGPILNGLPSQVPDIDPEETAEWLASLDGLIDEGGRTRARYVMLRMLERSRQKQIGVPSLTATDYVNTIGPENEPWFPGDEEVERRYRRWNRWNAAMLVHRAQRPGVEVGGHISTYASSATLYEVGLNHFFRGKDHPGGGDHIFYQGHASPGMYARAYLEGRMSAEQLDGFRQQQSHFIDGKPQGLPSYPHPHQLPDFWEHPTVSMGLGPMNAIAQAQFDKYLHNRGIKDTSQQQTWAFLGDGELDEPESRGMLHVAAFEELDNLNFVINCNLQRLDGPVRGNGKIMQELESYFRGAGWNVIKVVWGREWDALLAKDRDGALVNLMNATPDGDYQTYKGESGGFVRDNFFGRDPRTKAMVEDYSDEQIWNLKRGGHDYRKVFAAYKAAMEHTGQPTVILVKTVKGYSLGPHFEARNATHQMKKLTVDDLKLARDHFQIPISDKELEDNPKLPPYYHPGADAPEIKYMQERRTELGGYSPERRSTRIDLKLPSDKAYQAGRRGSGKQEIATTMGFVRVLKDLMREKEFGHRIVPIIPDEARTFGMDSFFPTAKIYNPHGQNYISVDRDLFLAYKEATDGQLLHVGINEAGATAALTAVGTSYATHGEPMIPFYIFYSMFGFQRTGDFFWAAGDQMARGFVLGATAGRTTLVAEGLQHGDGHSHVLASTYPSVVSYDPAYSYEIAHIVKDGIHRMYDPADERDPDVLYYITMYNEPMVQPAEPEDLDVDGVLKGLYLLKKGPDNGGPKVQLMASGVGVPWVLEAQELLDQDWGVSADVWSVTSWTELRRDGLDAENERLKNPQSEPRIPYVTEKMAETEGPVIATSDYMRAVPDQIRQYVPSHFTSLGTDGYGISDTRPAARRYYLVDGPSVVTQALISLADTGKISIDKAAEAAEKYQLHDVRAGSSGSTEGAGA
- a CDS encoding helix-turn-helix domain-containing protein, with product MMSDAETLRRRAETARRLRAGVGVLSSVTLQRLEAQLPWYRSMSSSDRSWVGLLAQSGISSFVDWYRKPDTNLRVVSDIFKTAPRDLIRAISLQQTLQLLKIVVEVVEERVPDIARPVEQPALREAVLVYSREIAFAAADVYARAAEARGSWDARLEAMVVDALVRGDSVDELASRTAAFGWQSEGPVCVIVGRAPQRSAKKGLDGIRRKASRWADDALVGIHDNRLLIVLGGVTELDDAVEDLSDCFGPSEVIVGPAVPGLAEAATSAKAAIRALKAATARPDSPRPVKADDLLPERALSGDRMALNELIERYYEPLTSGTGQLLKTVSAYVEFGSSLEATAKALSVHPNTVRYRLRKITDAIGLDPTTSRDAFVIHIALVYGRLSEDGVLSTSNKSQ